Proteins from a single region of Pseudomonadota bacterium:
- a CDS encoding dipeptide epimerase gives MRIRFTPRTLHLKRPFTLARSSRTTTPVMLVEVEHDGVVGHGEAAMPPYLGESHETASAFLSQIDLRPFHDPFRIDDIITHVDRIAPGNTAAKAAVDIALHDLVGRLIGHPWYRLLGLSRESAPPTSYTIAIDTPEGVRARVCEAAGFKVLKLKMSQTHHLDLARAMRDVSA, from the coding sequence TTGCGCATCAGATTCACGCCCCGCACCCTGCACCTGAAGCGCCCCTTCACCCTGGCGCGCTCTTCGCGCACCACCACGCCGGTGATGCTGGTCGAGGTCGAGCACGATGGCGTGGTGGGCCACGGCGAGGCGGCCATGCCTCCATACCTGGGTGAATCGCACGAGACCGCGAGCGCCTTCTTGAGCCAGATCGACCTGCGCCCCTTTCACGATCCGTTCCGCATCGACGACATCATCACCCACGTCGATCGCATCGCGCCCGGCAACACGGCCGCCAAGGCCGCCGTCGACATCGCGCTCCACGATCTCGTGGGTCGCCTCATCGGCCACCCCTGGTATCGCCTGCTCGGCCTGAGCCGCGAGAGCGCCCCGCCCACGTCGTACACCATCGCCATCGACACCCCCGAAGGGGTGCGCGCGCGGGTTTGTGAGGCCGCGGGGTTCAAGGTGCTCAAGCTGAAGATGTCGCAGACCCATCACCTCGATCTCGCACGCGCCATGCGCGATGTGAGCGC